The Victivallaceae bacterium genome contains a region encoding:
- a CDS encoding 2-oxo acid dehydrogenase subunit E2 yields MEFEYKFSLKESKILSAVREPFSKRIQDGKILIQRLRIMVFEIIIPQILESGKDVTISSLMVPQGGFIKENQGILKFKSGNINQSVYAPCDGTVHWNVKAGDTVIVGTVVGTVDSGSSKIAEEVVNDLVEEVRVVEHVVEPDSMDAKIIKIPVINEGLPCAKNFILLKKHIAEKNESCEKMTPVSKTVAKRLVESLETTTVLTTFNEINMETVMLLRRTEGEKFLKTFGVKLDYMSFFIKAVTEALKDFPKLNAYIEDNNIIYRKSYNIGVAIETDKGLSVPLLKECDKLSQGDIESQLADLADKARNGKLFFGDSGNRGFMITDAGVYGSLFSTPILNPLQVGVLGMHKIERRPVVIDNQIVIANMMYVALSYDYRVIDSEKAVSFLIRIKERIEKFTALI; encoded by the coding sequence ATGGAATTTGAATATAAATTTTCTTTAAAAGAATCGAAGATTTTAAGTGCCGTAAGGGAACCTTTTTCAAAAAGAATACAAGACGGAAAAATATTAATTCAAAGGTTACGGATAATGGTTTTCGAAATAATCATTCCTCAAATATTGGAATCCGGTAAGGATGTGACGATATCCTCTTTAATGGTTCCTCAAGGCGGTTTTATCAAAGAGAACCAAGGAATATTGAAATTTAAAAGCGGAAATATTAATCAATCGGTATATGCCCCTTGTGACGGTACGGTACATTGGAACGTCAAGGCGGGTGATACGGTTATCGTAGGTACCGTTGTCGGAACGGTGGATTCGGGAAGCTCGAAAATTGCCGAAGAAGTTGTCAACGATCTTGTCGAAGAGGTGAGGGTAGTTGAACATGTCGTCGAGCCGGATTCTATGGATGCCAAGATTATAAAAATTCCTGTCATTAATGAAGGACTTCCTTGTGCAAAGAATTTTATTCTTTTAAAGAAACATATTGCCGAAAAGAACGAATCTTGTGAAAAAATGACGCCTGTCAGTAAAACTGTTGCCAAAAGGTTAGTTGAATCTTTAGAAACTACCACTGTGTTAACGACATTCAATGAAATCAATATGGAAACCGTCATGTTGTTAAGACGAACCGAAGGCGAAAAGTTTTTGAAAACTTTTGGTGTTAAGCTTGATTATATGTCGTTTTTCATTAAAGCAGTAACGGAGGCTTTGAAGGATTTTCCAAAATTGAATGCCTATATCGAAGATAACAATATCATTTATAGAAAATCTTATAATATAGGAGTAGCTATCGAAACCGATAAAGGATTGTCGGTGCCGTTACTCAAAGAATGTGATAAGCTTTCTCAGGGTGACATTGAATCGCAATTGGCTGATCTTGCCGATAAAGCACGTAACGGAAAATTATTTTTCGGTGATTCGGGTAACAGAGGGTTTATGATTACTGATGCCGGTGTTTACGGTTCTTTGTTTTCTACACCTATTTTGAACCCTCTTCAAGTAGGTGTTTTGGGTATGCATAAAATAGAACGGAGGCCGGTTGTTATCGATAATCAAATTGTAATTGCCAATATGATGTATGTTGCTTTGAGTTACGATTACAGGGTTATAGACAGTGAGAAAGCCGTATCATTTTTGATAAGGATCAAGGAACGAATAGAAAAATTTACGGCACTTATTTAA
- the ispG gene encoding (E)-4-hydroxy-3-methylbut-2-enyl-diphosphate synthase, with protein MDVYAQEAYCSAEPKKTFGRRRMTREVFIGQIPVGGVNPIRIQSMTATPTSDVQATVNQIIELADQGCEIARVTVQGIKESASCEKIKDSLLAKGYTIPLVADIHFFPAAALHVADFVEKIRINPGNFVDKRNMFMKINEQYDEKQIVRDLEKIETKLFPLIEKCKKFNRSLRIGVNHGSLSERIMRQYGDTVRGMVESALEFTSVFRKYGFHNLIYSMKSSNPQVMIEAYRLLVTELDSRGWDYPLHLGVTEAGAGLSGRIKSSVGIGTLLAEGLGDTIRVSLTEHPVKEIIPCQNLIQITDEYSRLSATTVINQGEISTVDDEFETLRYRLALNIFDHEIEQETFFTDLGLTNITVDSLPLQSPDIVFINPSLINHPKIEILKKAGMLVVPQTVKSISSSKETDKINSRDYYIPNIQFPDLNYFIFEPGFPNIDNTVLFFSKKKHLKNQAIVKITYDEQDKEKAVIAAGTEFGALLNENLCSIIFPDITVLNLDERRLLGLTLLQATRKRLFATDFISCPGCGRTLFDIQTVTERIREKTDHLVGLKIAVMGCIVNGPGEMADADFGYVGSKAGKIDLYVKHTCVKRDIDMHEADEALINLIKSHDRWVEPISKN; from the coding sequence ATGGACGTATATGCACAGGAAGCCTATTGTTCGGCTGAACCGAAAAAAACTTTCGGAAGACGAAGGATGACTCGAGAAGTCTTTATCGGTCAAATTCCCGTCGGAGGAGTCAATCCGATCCGAATTCAATCAATGACTGCAACTCCCACCTCCGATGTTCAAGCTACGGTTAATCAGATTATCGAACTTGCCGATCAAGGATGTGAGATAGCCAGAGTAACGGTTCAAGGGATTAAAGAGAGTGCTTCTTGTGAGAAAATCAAAGATTCCCTTCTTGCCAAAGGGTATACCATACCTCTTGTTGCAGATATCCATTTTTTTCCGGCCGCTGCTCTTCACGTGGCGGATTTTGTCGAAAAAATCCGGATTAATCCCGGAAATTTCGTCGATAAAAGAAACATGTTTATGAAGATCAATGAGCAATACGACGAAAAACAGATCGTTAGAGATCTTGAAAAAATCGAGACTAAACTTTTTCCTCTCATCGAAAAATGTAAAAAATTCAATCGTTCCTTAAGAATCGGAGTCAATCACGGTTCTTTATCGGAAAGAATCATGCGTCAATACGGAGACACCGTCCGAGGGATGGTAGAATCCGCTCTTGAATTCACTTCCGTTTTCAGGAAGTATGGATTTCATAATCTTATATATTCCATGAAATCCAGTAATCCTCAAGTTATGATTGAAGCCTATCGCTTATTGGTAACGGAATTGGATAGTCGAGGATGGGATTATCCTTTACACCTTGGAGTTACTGAAGCAGGAGCCGGTCTTTCAGGCCGCATCAAATCATCGGTCGGTATAGGAACGCTCCTTGCCGAAGGATTAGGCGATACTATAAGAGTCTCCTTAACCGAACATCCGGTCAAGGAGATCATACCTTGCCAAAACCTTATTCAAATAACCGACGAATATTCCCGTCTTTCTGCGACAACCGTTATCAACCAAGGAGAGATTTCGACTGTCGACGATGAATTCGAAACGCTGCGTTACAGATTAGCTTTAAATATCTTTGATCATGAAATCGAGCAAGAAACCTTTTTTACGGATCTGGGACTTACGAATATAACGGTAGATTCATTACCTCTTCAATCTCCGGACATTGTTTTCATTAATCCGAGTTTAATAAATCATCCTAAAATCGAAATCCTTAAAAAAGCAGGCATGCTTGTCGTTCCGCAAACCGTTAAAAGCATCTCATCATCAAAAGAGACGGATAAAATCAATAGCCGAGATTACTACATACCCAATATTCAATTTCCCGATCTCAATTACTTTATTTTCGAACCGGGTTTTCCTAATATCGATAACACCGTTCTTTTCTTTTCTAAAAAGAAACATCTTAAAAACCAAGCCATAGTTAAAATTACCTATGATGAACAGGACAAAGAAAAGGCTGTGATAGCGGCAGGGACTGAATTCGGAGCACTTTTAAATGAAAATTTATGTTCGATAATTTTTCCGGATATTACTGTTCTTAATTTAGATGAAAGACGACTTTTAGGCTTGACTCTACTGCAAGCTACTAGAAAACGTTTATTTGCTACAGACTTTATTTCATGTCCGGGTTGCGGTAGGACCCTATTTGACATTCAAACAGTCACTGAGAGAATTCGTGAAAAGACTGACCATCTTGTAGGTTTAAAAATTGCCGTTATGGGTTGTATCGTGAATGGTCCGGGAGAAATGGCCGATGCGGATTTCGGCTATGTCGGATCAAAAGCCGGTAAGATAGATCTTTATGTTAAGCATACTTGCGTCAAACGTGATATTGATATGCATGAAGCGGATGAGGCTTTAATAAATTTGATTAAATCTCACGATCGATGGGTTGAACCCATTTCGAAAAACTAG
- the pgeF gene encoding peptidoglycan editing factor PgeF, whose protein sequence is MIMSEIISYLPDHLELRSYGDIKFLVFKAAKDLPLVYGSFLRHGGVSSPPYSSLNVGRPKVDTIENTQNNRRLLLKALGKEHCSFLNQRHGTVLHETAKVQQTLVKLGDGLYTNVPGAALLIRHADCQGAVFYDPKTHSLANIHCGWRGLVANIYKVTVKKMQKRYGSSPSDLKIFISPSLGLCHAEYDEYKKIFPKEFQKFICENAHFDLLKISENQLINLGVLKSNIHCANICTYCHPEDFFSFRRDHVSANNATLVYLK, encoded by the coding sequence ATGATTATGTCAGAAATTATTTCATATTTACCGGATCATCTCGAATTGCGATCGTACGGAGACATTAAGTTTTTAGTTTTTAAGGCTGCAAAAGACCTTCCCTTGGTTTACGGTTCTTTTTTACGACACGGAGGAGTAAGTAGTCCCCCTTATTCTTCTTTAAATGTCGGTAGACCGAAAGTCGATACCATTGAAAACACTCAAAACAATAGGCGATTATTATTAAAAGCCTTAGGTAAAGAACATTGTTCTTTTCTCAATCAAAGACACGGCACGGTACTTCACGAAACCGCAAAAGTCCAACAAACTTTAGTAAAACTCGGTGATGGATTATATACAAACGTTCCCGGAGCGGCTTTATTAATTCGTCATGCGGATTGTCAAGGGGCCGTTTTTTACGATCCGAAAACTCATTCATTAGCTAACATTCACTGCGGGTGGAGAGGACTTGTTGCCAATATTTACAAAGTTACGGTAAAAAAAATGCAAAAAAGATACGGTTCCTCTCCGAGTGATCTGAAGATCTTTATATCTCCGAGTTTAGGTCTTTGTCATGCAGAATATGATGAGTACAAAAAAATATTTCCTAAAGAATTTCAAAAATTCATATGCGAAAACGCTCACTTCGATCTTCTGAAAATCTCAGAAAATCAACTGATAAATCTAGGTGTTTTGAAATCGAATATCCATTGCGCCAATATTTGTACATATTGTCATCCGGAAGATTTTTTCTCTTTCAGAAGAGATCACGTATCGGCCAATAATGCTACTTTGGTTTATCTAAAATAA
- the hemW gene encoding radical SAM family heme chaperone HemW: MVKDLSVYVHIPFCRRKCHYCSFYTVPYKEASVGIYADALLKEWEYKKSLTDFDFKIVSLFFGGGTPALLPAGYFEKIIRTIGANKDTEITLEANPEDLTPVHLQELKNCGISRLSIGVQTFRNPILKILGREHTDLTSESAIIQAFEADFRNISIDMIYGLPHQTQNDWKEDLMKAVSLPLNHISIYNLTIDPHTVFYKYRRMIEPHIISDEEQKKMLNYTSEVMNSHRLKRYEIASYAFPGYASIHNLGYWTGRDFIGLGVSASQYLNGVRSQNIDRFSKYIRGAANRSIPQIVNEKLSLKEREKESLSLQLRIIEGIPLNSITPTFLNSILHSVELKPFLEITDNHLKLNLLGLLFHDTVAGEIMSL; the protein is encoded by the coding sequence ATGGTAAAAGATCTTTCGGTCTATGTTCATATTCCTTTTTGCCGAAGAAAATGCCACTATTGCAGCTTTTATACCGTTCCTTATAAAGAAGCATCGGTAGGCATTTATGCAGACGCTCTTTTAAAAGAATGGGAATATAAAAAATCTCTAACGGATTTCGATTTTAAAATCGTTTCTCTTTTTTTCGGAGGAGGAACACCTGCTCTTTTACCGGCAGGATATTTTGAAAAAATCATCCGAACGATAGGTGCCAATAAGGACACGGAAATAACGTTGGAGGCTAATCCGGAAGATTTAACTCCTGTTCACCTACAAGAATTAAAGAATTGCGGGATTTCAAGATTAAGTATAGGGGTACAAACTTTCCGCAATCCGATTCTGAAAATACTCGGTCGTGAACACACGGACTTGACCTCTGAATCGGCCATTATTCAAGCTTTCGAAGCCGATTTTCGAAACATATCGATAGATATGATCTATGGCCTTCCTCATCAAACGCAAAATGATTGGAAGGAAGATCTTATGAAGGCCGTTTCTCTGCCTTTAAATCATATTTCGATTTACAATCTGACTATAGATCCTCATACAGTTTTTTACAAATATCGACGGATGATCGAACCGCACATCATTTCCGACGAGGAGCAAAAAAAAATGCTCAACTATACTTCCGAAGTTATGAACAGCCATCGCTTAAAAAGATACGAAATCGCTTCTTATGCATTTCCCGGCTATGCTTCCATACACAATTTGGGCTATTGGACAGGACGAGATTTTATAGGACTTGGTGTTTCCGCTTCACAATATCTAAATGGTGTTCGCTCTCAAAACATCGATCGATTTTCCAAATATATTCGCGGAGCCGCCAACCGATCAATACCTCAAATCGTGAACGAAAAATTATCGCTCAAGGAACGAGAAAAAGAATCCTTATCTTTACAATTACGCATTATAGAAGGAATTCCGTTAAACAGTATTACCCCTACTTTTTTAAATTCCATTCTTCATTCCGTAGAGCTAAAACCTTTTTTGGAAATTACGGACAACCATCTTAAATTGAACTTACTCGGATTATTATTTCACGATACGGTCGCTGGTGAAATCATGTCATTATAA
- a CDS encoding 2Fe-2S iron-sulfur cluster-binding protein, which produces MSELIIENDDEVLTFELEDGAAIAESCEEAGVPFACTEGVCGTCVVEVVEGQENLSEFTSEEKDFLGDSENERLACQCKINRGCVKITF; this is translated from the coding sequence ATGAGTGAACTTATTATTGAAAACGATGACGAAGTATTGACATTCGAGCTTGAAGACGGAGCTGCAATTGCAGAATCTTGTGAAGAAGCCGGAGTCCCTTTTGCTTGTACTGAAGGGGTTTGCGGGACATGCGTCGTTGAGGTTGTGGAAGGTCAAGAAAATTTATCCGAATTTACTTCCGAAGAAAAGGATTTTCTCGGAGATTCCGAAAACGAAAGGTTAGCTTGCCAGTGTAAGATAAATCGCGGTTGCGTCAAGATCACTTTTTGA